The sequence TGCATGGATGtatatagaaaatataaaaatttgcATAAAAACATAAAAGTACATCAAAGATTTCCACTTGTGTGAGACAAGATTGATTGAGTTGAAATTAGCTATTCATACAAGTGACTTGAGAATGATATTGTTCTATTAGAAGAGAGTGGAGAATCATAGAAAATAAGCTCTTGGGCACCACCCATGAAGAAAGTCCAAATCAAATCTTTCAAAGATCTATTACTAATAATcccatgaaatatatatatatatatatatatatggagtaCCTTGTTGATATTATAACTTGGTCTATTCTTTGTTAGCTCTTATAGTATTGCGCATGGTGTGGTGTTAATCTTGAAAcacattttccatttcatgattTCGTTTGgttatgttgggcctttgatctaacctctcagattttttttcaaagattttgattttgatgatgcAACCAAATCTTAATATGTTCAAAATGAATATTTTATTGGATATTATAATAGACAACCTGTGAAATATTATAGCTTAATTGTCTACAAGTAACTGATCTTTAGGTCTATAAATGCTTGTCTCTTTGAAtaactgctttttttttttttaatctctaaaCCTAAACATGCTAATCCTTATTGGTAAGATATGATTGAGAAAAGGTAATCTCAAGCCCTTGAGCATTGCCCACGTTAACCCATAGATCTTATTAGTCAATCGATTAGTCCATGTCCAATCTTTTGTAATTAATCTTAGCGAAGAAAATGAACTTTCAACCAGTCCACTTGTTTTTCATGGGTGAATCCAACATGGGCAAGGTTTTGTTATGTATTTTGGATCCTCCACAGTGCTTTCTAGACCTAATGGTATGCTAAATAATAGATGATTTGATCAGTCCATGCCTCTATGTGAAGATAATTTGATCATTTCATAATTGATGTACATTCTAATCTATATTTGATAGAAATAATCCATAATTAAGATCGACATGTTGAATCATTAAACATAACATATAAATAACAATGTAAAACTTAATCTATATTATACCCAGATCCATTATCGTATCGTTTGTAAAAGTATTTTATGCAATCGCAGGCTCTCCTTGTTGTTGGTCTTGTTTGTTCTCTTCTCTATGTAATTTCTAAGGTTGACAACTAACGGGTATTGTCACTATCATATAGATTGATAGTAGGGACCAACCCTCAAATACAGAACAAGTACAACGGAGCCTTTCTTATAATGGGCTTAGTTGCTAATGGGTACAGTGAAGCCTCTACCCGCAAAGGAGACCATATCCTCTATAAGGCTTCATCCATTTATGTCCACCAATCAACACTCATCTACTAGTCTATACCCGTACAATGATTAGATGTTAAACCACATATGATAAAAAACATTACATGCTTCGTTTACAAGATTTTTAAgaacccttttctttcttttgatgaaGAATGGTGGTGGATCACACAACAGTTCAAGGGCAAGTAGTTTATATCTTGTTgtcaaagtgttttttttttttttttttttttttttttttttttttttaagatactttgtattaaaaagaaaaatataagaataATACAGGACATGGCAATGTGCCAGGAAAATGAATAACATCAACAAAAAACCACTAGGTCCAACCCCACCTTTGAGGTGCTTTCCACACATGTGCGCGAGCCGAACCAAGCTATGTTGTGCTGTGAAATGTATATACAATTATTATTTCTGCTCTGGATTAAAAGACGTCGGTTTAATTTATGCTTGTGGAAACTATCGAGTAATCGGAGATGAAAACGAAGACCCGACATTTTGTGAATAATGTGAAATCGAGTTTGTCGATTTTTGTATACGAAGATATTAAATGCGATACATCAAACTGGCATGTCCAATAGATTTAAAATTAGAATTATGTAATTCTATAAGATTGTATCAATTTCTATGATAAGATAGGTGATTTGTATGGAATTGAAtctataattttatttgagATTGGTTAGAACAAGACGATAGGTAAAAGGAATTACTGAATAACGTAATAAAATTGATATGACCGAGATAGATGGTCCAATACTGAAAAGCTAAAGTCATTGGTCCCATATCAGAACCTTCGAAATGACTTTCGATAGGTTTTGTTCAACGCAGTGATCTTCGGATGATGTCGTCAGATGTTGGAACGACATCGTCCAAATCAAAGCCGTTTTTAATGACTGTTTCTCTTGGAAATGGTCTTTTGAATGGGTTTTCAGTTTTAGGAATAAGGGTCGTTCCTGGCTATTCAAACATAGTTCCCAAAGTGAAGTATTAAACTCTTACCTTAAATTTTATtaatcttttctctctctctctctctctctctctccaacaacCTTGAGTTTGATTTTGAGATTGCATACCTCATTGCCATTATTTTATTGTGAGTTTGAGCACAACCTATAAAGACTCAGTAGGGGTTTGCAATAAGGGAATGAACCACTACTTCCGGAGGTGGGGGTGTCAATTAGTCGGTTCGATCCGATTTTTATCTGGGTTGAGTCACTTTTggtgtgggaatggtgaaacggaaaccaaaccaataaggaaatatcgattttggtttggttcggatTGGATTTTGATTTGGCTTAGTTTCGATTTCTTGTATCGGTTTGTAATTGTGTTGGTTCCGATTTTGGTCCGATTTGTGTTTGATTTACCATGCAAATTTTTAgaataaacataaaagaaaatgaaaaaaaaaaaaaaatagattcacACAAGATGACATAAAGATTTAATGAAGTTCATACACCAATGTAATGTGCTATGTCCTCAAATGAAGAACAAGATGATTCAATatattggaagaaaaattacaatgaagatctctcaagaacaccaaacTCATGGCAATAAACTCTTATCCAGAAACCTTAaaatgaaaaaccccaaatcttacaCTGCTTGCTTAACAAGATGATATCACGATAGTACAAATATATATTCCTTCATGTCATGCTGGCGTTTGATTTTGGCCCAAGCCCTATACTACCATTAcataccttaaaaaaaataaaaaatctcaattcaattttgagaaaaacttAACCCAAATTTATACATAATCATGCAAAaagctaattttttttaatgagtatTGGGCTTCGGGTTCAATCTGGTTTTGGGGTGATAATATTCTAAATGGAGACCAGCCCAATAAGACTTCGGTTTGGTATTGTCCAGGTTAATTTTTATTCAGTCTGATCAGTTTTACTGGCTAAGGCTAggcattgacacccctagttagaAGCCATTAGACAACTGGAGGCCAATTCACGTCCACCCAACTGCACCAACAGGGGGCATTTATGGTCTTCAGGAAAGTGCCCATTGGTACGCCTTAgccttcatcttcatcaattttGATACATCTAGATATTCTAGAGCAGTCATACACATTTCTCAATATTCTATCCTTTACAAATTTGAACAATTCTTAAGACCATATTCCGTAGGCTGTTTGAGAGCCTTTCTCCATTAGTATGGCTTCACCTAGCACCATCATACCTCCTACGGAGAACCTGAAAATAATATCTGGTTTTGACAAGATTGAGCTCTTTGACTGTTCCAACTTTAAGAGATGGAAACAGAGGCTATTATCTGGTTCTATCTAATTATATGATCTGTACAATGTGCATGCACTTCTGGATTATGCACATTTAATTTGGAGGGCCTTGGACAAAAAGGTATAAGTTGAGGATGCGAGCAGCAAGAAGTATTTAATTGCAAATTTCTTAGATTTTGCAATAATAGATGAGAAGAGTATCTCTGCTCAAATAGATTAATTTCAAGTACTGGTTGGAAAGCTTAACAAATAATAAAGCAATCGATGGTTCTTCCAAATGAGTTTGTTGCAAAAGCATTCATTAAGAAGCTATCTTGTTACAAGATTCTCAGATAATTATCCAGTTCGATACACATATGATACGCACAAATTAACCGTTCAGTAAGATATGGACACGTGGCACCCAGTTACAGGGATATTCAAAACCCCGCATCAAACCATGAACTTCGGATACTAGGATAACGACAAGACTTGAGTCCTCTTCCAGTAATAGAGTCGTAATAGGACTTTATCCACCTGAAAGCAGATAATACCCAAAAAatgaatattccccacgaagggagGAAAATGTGAGAATGAAGTCTTCCCAAACCGCCCCAAGTTCATCAGAAGCAGAGGGAGGTTTCCGAATAGGATTCTACGGGACCCGATCCTATAAGAAGAGGCCCAGAAAGAAGCACAAGGTAAGTTGACTCACTCGCCATTACTCTTTGAAACACTGTTGCACGAGTCtttaacttgggcatcggaggactaatcccagagCCACCCCTGGCCTCTGAGTTCTGTGCTTTTGCAAGACCGACGTTCAGCCTTCTACGGATTCTTGGTAGCAACCGGAGGACTAATCCTAGAGCCACCtccaggcctctgccttctatgCTCTTGCAAGACCAACGTTCAACCTTCTACGGATTCTCGGCGGCAACAACATACAATATAAATACTcacatttatattttaaaatcctatattattattattattattattattattattattattattattattattattattattattattattattattatttttgtagatAAGGACAACATATTACATATAAAATGATAACgcaaaataatttaatttaaatactTTAAATTGGGTATGATGGACAGTCGTATTGAACAAGATATtgccatattttttttggtagcttTCTCTTTCTTGTGTATGTGTTTTagcaataaataaatatctatGTATAAGACATAATTATAAAGGATTAATTCATAGGGTCTTACTTTTGGCAGGAATGATGCACTTGTGACTAGTCCCATTCACAACttttcccaaaaaaacaaagactaGTCCCATTCAATAGAAGATCCTATGGAAGATAAAAGATTGCATTAGACTTCAGTTATATTTTCTTTGTGACTTTGTATTTGTTCATGATTCACTGATGTGATCCaatagatttgaaaaatagatACTCAGCTCTAGCTAGTATTTATTTCCTTTGATTTCTTATCTCATACCACTCATTCTCAAATTTTAGTTCCCAATTACTTCCATGGAGATTCAACATTTCTACTACTCCCTAATCTTGCTagctttccttctcctttccaAACATCTCCTTTATAGGAAGAAAACTACTTTTCCACCTAGTGGCCCTCTATGCTTACCCATCATCGGCCATCTCTACCTTTTCAAGCAACCACTGCATCAAACCCTAGCCACCATTTCAGCCCAATATGGCCCCATCTTACTACTCCGATTCGGCTCTCGCCCGGTCCTCCTCGTCTCTTCGCCGGCGGTGGCAGAAGAATGCCTTGCAACCAATGACATTGTCTTTGCCAATAGACCCCGCCTCCTCGCCGGAAAACACCTTGGTCACAATTACACTAGCCTAGTGTGGGCTTCTTATGGCCCTCACTGGCGCAACCTTAGACGCATCATTAGCCTCCAAATCTTCTCTTCCAATCGTCTTCAGATGTTCTCTAGCGTTCGATCCAATGAAGTACACATCTTAATAAAAAAGCTCATAGGAGACTCATGTGAGAGAATGGAGATGAAGTCCAAATTTTTTGAGTTAACCCTTAAtgtcatgatgatgatgattgcaGGAAAAAGGTATTATGGAAGTAAAGAGGGGGAAGTGGAGGAAGCAAGGCAGTTTAGGGAGATTGTGAGAGATACTTTTGCTTTGTCTGGTGCTTCTAATATTGGTGATTTTTTGCCTATGTTGAGGTGGGTTGGATTTAAGGGATTAGAGAAGAGGTTGATGAGACTTCAGCAAAAGAGGGATGGGTTCATGCAGGAATTGATTGAGCAGCAAAGGATGGAAAGAGTTcactattcttcttcttcttcttcagctaattctagagagagaaagaagacttTGATCAATGTTCTATTATCACTGCAAGAAACTGAACCAGAGTATTACACTGATGAGATCATCATAGGCATCATACTGGCAAgatctttctttccctctatTCTATTCATTATGGGTCTTTGTGATTGTGATTGAAAGAGCCCACACACCTTTCTGATCACATTTCAAACTTGAGATAAAGCAACAAAAGTGATTCAAAGTGAGTCTAAAGTCATTAAAAAATGGGTGCCATTTTATTAGCCATTTTATTAGTGAAATGAGATGGCATTAGTTTTTGCAATTGACTACCACTTGGAGTCACTTTTTCTAAGTTTTGAAGCTTTTCTCCTACTTGTTTGAGGGTGAAATTTAACCAATCACATTCTTATTGTCCTCACATTTGGACCCACTCAGATGTCACTTGGCAAGTGGTGATAGATAATTTTCACCGTTTGTGGTGGGCCAGTTGGCATTAGAATAACCTTTAGCTGGACTAAAAAAGACATGAAATTTAGCTGTAGCCTGGAGCCAAAGAAACAAAATCTTAAAGGATATTATGAAAAATAGTAAAACCCAGTAGGgaatttgtgaaccctagggagatgtaaattattccatttctttggccgTGAGCAGCGTTGCAACCCGGATTGCggccaattttttttccaaaaaaagttTAATAGTTATGAAACTAGCTAGATAACAAATGGGCCCCACCCCTAGTCATGTAACTCTTACTATGCATAAAAATTGGGGTATAGTTGCTATATGTGtcctttaaggttttttttttaatcattatacCTAATGAAGTATAATGCTTCGTTATGATTGATCCCCTTAATATTACCCCATCTtcttttagaagaaaaaggaggcatAAGTCCTCAATGCCATACAACTTTTGTGAACTCCGAAGGAAAttatttttcttggaatttAAAAGTCACACAGGATGgtcttttgcttcttttctttatttaagaGTAAAAGGTCTGAATTTCGACCTGTGAGCAGGTTTAAGGATCTATCACTTGGGGTCCAGTCAAGTTgaactctcctttttttttttcacttcataTTAAAATATGGAAGTGCTCTACCcaaaaaaggggtgggggaggggtggAGAAAGAACATCAAAGTGGATTTTTTTGTTGTGAATTCAATTGGTGGCATGATTGTCTGACGTGGTTTGTTAAAGGGATTTGATTTGAGGGAGTTTTTCGCTGTAGTTCTCTTTGGTTCTACTTTGGCAACCTTTTTAATgacttattttctttatttattattataaaaatatagaaaaaaaaaaagaacgttTCATGATCATGTGATCTTTAATTTTGGCCAATTCTAGTGACCTTTATTTATGGGTATTTCACACAAATTTATTGAGATCAATGTCTTAAAAACAACAAATGTTCTTCAGGAGATAACAAGTAGCACCATGCGATGGTCCCATGGTTTTAAATATAGGTACTGATATTGATATCAGCCTTGGCCGATATCaatatttgaaaccatgatGGGTGTGGGATTCTTTTTATTAGTTGAAGTGTTGAACTATGCTGAAGTCTATCCAAAATTGCCAAGTGGCACCCCTcacccccaacaaaaaaaaaaaattattgacagAAGTAAATATAACTAACAAGTTGTTACAACTATTTATCTTTGGTTTATTTGTGAATCAACAAATGATTTATTATGTATGCATGGATGTATATAGAAAGTATAAAGATTCGCACAAAAGCATGAAAGTGCATCAAAGATTTGGGCTTGTGTGAGACAAGATTGATAGAGTTAGAAGTTAGGTATTCATACCAGTAAGTACTTGAGAATAATTTTGTTCTATATACAATCATTAGAAGAGAGTGGAGAACCATAGAAAATAGGCTCTTGGGCCCACCCATGAAGTAGGTTCAACTCAAAATCTTCCAAAGATCCATTACTAATTATCCCATGAAAAATGGAGGTACCTTATTGATATTATACCTGTCCATTCCTAATAGCTGTCAAGTATACCTTCTAGTGAATACTTATGTGTTAATCTTGAAACTTtgtgtcattttccatttcatgacTTTGTTAGGTTATTTTGGGCCTTTGATCTATCCTCtgagaaattttcaaagattttgatttttgatgatgcAACCAAATCTTAATACACTTCACAATGAATcttttattggatttttttttggtaaatattttATTGAGTATTACACTAGGGAACCAATGAGCTATAATAACTCATGTATGAGTAACTGATCTTTTGGCCAATAATTGTCACTCTCTTTGAATAACTTGTTTTCTAATCTCAAAACCTAACATACTAAATTACCAACTTTCACTTTCCATCACCTATGACTTGAAAATAAGAGTGTCCTTATTGATAAGATTGAGAAAATCTAACCTCAATTGAGCAATATGCCCACGTTAACTTCTAAGATCTTTTTAGTCTATTGATTAGTTCAAGTACAATCTTTTGTAATCTTAGCAGAAAATGAAGTTTCTTTCGTCTAATAACTTGTAAAGTTAAATTAAGTTATCCAATTTTTCAAAGCATGTTGATCATTCAGATCAGTCCATGGCTTGATGGCTTGATTACTTATTTTTCGtacaaaaaaacattttgaattCACAGTAGATAGAGATTTCGCTAACGAAAAAGCTCCtattcaaaagaaaacaaacaaaagttTAATCTAGAATCAGTCCACTTGTTTTTCATTGGTGAATTTAACATGAAAAAGGTCGTATTATGGATTTTGGATCCTTCTAAGCgtcactatgcctagtgaaaTATAATGTTTCACCATTTATGGTAGTCCATATGATAACAAGCATAATCTATTAAAGAGATCAGAAATCTCTAACATGGTTTGCAATTGCTTCTGGTGTAGGTATTGCTAGCAGCTGGAACTAGTACTACAGCAGAAACTATGGAATGGGCAATGTCACTTCTACTGAACCATCCTGAAGTCCTCAAGAAGGCACAAACCGAGATCGACATCCACGTGGGACAAAACCGGTTACTCGACGAATCTGATCTGGCAAATCTTCCATATCTCCACTGTATCATCAATGAAACACTTAGGATGTACCCAACAGGACCACTGCTAGAACCtcatgaatcatcagaagaGTGTATTGTTCAAGGTTTTACAATCCCACGTGGCACGATGCTATTGGTGAATATGTGGGCCATACAAAATGACCCTAAGTTATGGGTTGAACCCACAAAGTTCAAACCAGAGAGGATGGAAGGTATTGAAGGGGAAAGAGTTGGGTTCAAACTCATGCCTTTTGGTTCAGGGAGGAGAGGTTGTCCTGGTGAGAGTGTGGCCATGCGTATGATTGGGTTGGCATTGGGCTCATTGATTCAATGCTTTGAATGGGAGAGAGTTGGAGAAGAGATGGTAGACATGGATGAAGGAACAGGACTCACCTTACCCAAAGCTCAGCCCTTGGAGACTAGGTGTAAACCACGCCCATCCATGTTGAACATCCTTTCTCAACTTTGACTTTTCACGTCCAAAGTCCACAAGATAGAGGAACTTTGGATGACTTGGTGTCTTTTGGTTCAACCTTTGTACTCTTTAATTTCATCTTTTGTTCTGTGTACCATTGGTTCTCTATTGTAATTTGGCTCTATGATCCACTGTAGACATGTAagacaataaataattattaaattaaaaaaaaaaaaatgatatatcaATCAGGGCATTAAAACCAGAAAGTCATCGAGGGCTTATTTTTTCGGGGAAAGGATATGTATGCCACTGGTATATAATAAGTTAATTATGGACAACACCGATAAAGTTATCAGATGAGGTATCATACAGGAAGGGTAGGAAGATACTAGCTTATGGTATGCCGATTGCATACCTAATATAGGTTAAGAAaatttttggcattcattatgGTATGACACTACCTTTGTTAATTGCTGAATACCTTTTTCCTATAGCTTGAGGCTCTCATTGTTTAGCAACAAATATATTCAATGCCTTAGAGCAATGAGGTTTACTCTTCTAGAGTGTCCTTCACCAATTATCCCTTAGAATACTTCAATCAATCTTCCATCCCAAAGTCTAATTTCTCCTCCAATACATGAAAGACCAGGAATTCCCTAATGAACACACTTCTCTATGTGGTTTATCCATCCTTCCTACCCATGTGAGTGTGCACACATGGGTGGTGGAATTGATTGTCCTCTTTTATCTTCTCTCTCATAAAAAAAGGGGGCCAGTTTAAAAAGTTGTTGTGCTGGTGTTTCTTATGAAGTTGAAACTCCATCATCTCTAATCTAAGACAACATGAAACAGTGGGGACTCAATAATCTTTAAACAAATTAAATGTTATTGAGGATCTAGTCGTAGGTAAAAGCCGTATAAAAGAAAACACGTAAAtcagtttaaaaaaataaaaaaatttggggatGGTAGAGcatatttatttgtttcaaaaaatattttatatttgttaGAGTTCAAGTGCTTAACTCGTTGGGAACAACGCCTTACACCTTTTGAA is a genomic window of Macadamia integrifolia cultivar HAES 741 chromosome 13, SCU_Mint_v3, whole genome shotgun sequence containing:
- the LOC122059554 gene encoding cytochrome P450 81Q32-like, which translates into the protein MEIQHFYYSLILLAFLLLSKHLLYRKKTTFPPSGPLCLPIIGHLYLFKQPLHQTLATISAQYGPILLLRFGSRPVLLVSSPAVAEECLATNDIVFANRPRLLAGKHLGHNYTSLVWASYGPHWRNLRRIISLQIFSSNRLQMFSSVRSNEVHILIKKLIGDSCERMEMKSKFFELTLNVMMMMIAGKRYYGSKEGEVEEARQFREIVRDTFALSGASNIGDFLPMLRWVGFKGLEKRLMRLQQKRDGFMQELIEQQRMERVHYSSSSSSANSRERKKTLINVLLSLQETEPEYYTDEIIIGIILVLLAAGTSTTAETMEWAMSLLLNHPEVLKKAQTEIDIHVGQNRLLDESDLANLPYLHCIINETLRMYPTGPLLEPHESSEECIVQGFTIPRGTMLLVNMWAIQNDPKLWVEPTKFKPERMEGIEGERVGFKLMPFGSGRRGCPGESVAMRMIGLALGSLIQCFEWERVGEEMVDMDEGTGLTLPKAQPLETRCKPRPSMLNILSQL